The following proteins come from a genomic window of Winogradskyella sp. PC-19:
- the rpoC gene encoding DNA-directed RNA polymerase subunit beta' — MARRQDKNTVQKFNKISIGLASPESVLAASRGEVLKPETINYRTHKPERDGLFCERIFGPVKDFECACGKYKRIRYKGIVCDRCGVEVTEKKVRRDRVGHINLVVPVAHIWYFRSLPNKIGYLLGLPSKKLDMIIYYERYVVIQPGIAMNAEGEPLQKMDFLTEEEYLNILESIPQENQYLDDTDPNKFIAKMGAECLIDILARIDLDQLSYDLRHKANNETSKQRKTEALKRLQVVEAFRDSNLNRENRPEWMIMKAVPVIPPELRPLVPLDGGRFATSDLNDLYRRVIIRNNRLKRLVEIKAPEVILRNEKRMLQESVDSLFDNTRKSSAVKTDSNRPLKSLSDSLKGKQGRFRQNLLGKRVDYSARSVIVVGPELKLFECGLPKNMAAELYKPFIIRKLIERGIVKTVKSAKKIIDRKEPVVWDILENVLKGHPVLLNRAPTLHRLGIQAFQPKLIEGKAIQLHPLVCTAFNADFDGDQMAVHLPLGPEAILEAQLLMLASHNILNPANGAPVTVPSQDMVLGLYYMTKLRKSTKEVPIKGEGLTFYSPEEVTIAYNEKKVDLNAGIKVRTIDFNEEGELTKQIIETTVGRVLFNEKVPEAAGYINEVLTKKSLRDIIHGILKKTSVPETAAFLDEIKTQGYKFAFQGGLSFSLGDIIIPQEKHTMIAAANKQVDGIMGNYNMGLITNNERYNQVIDIWTSTNAELTELSMKRIREDQQGFNSVFMMLDSGARGSKEQIRQLTGMRGLMAKPKKSTSGGGSIIENPILSNFKEGLSILEYFISTHGARKGLADTALKTADAGYLTRRLVDVSQDVIVYQEDCGTLRGIEVSALKKNEEVVEKLEARIVGRTSVNDVYNPLTEELLVEAGAHIDDVIAKRIGDSPVESIEVRSPLTCEAKKGICVKCYGRNLATGKMVQRGEAVGVVAAQSIGEPGTQLTLRTFHVGGIAGNISEENKLIAKFAGVAEIEDLKTVKSKDNEGNEVDVVISRTSELKLTDAKTGIVLSTNNIPYGSHIYVKPGAKIKKDTVVCQWDPYNGVIISEFAGKVKYENIEQGVTYQVEIDEQTGFQEKVISESRNKKLIPTLLIEDKKGETIRSYNLPVGAHIMIDDGEKIEIGKILVKIPRKSAKAGDITGGLPRVTELFEARNPSNPAVVTEIDGVVSFGKIKRGNREIIIESKLGEVKKYLVKLSSQILVQENDYVKAGMPLSDGSITPNDILNIKGPSAVQQYLVNEVQEVYRLQGVKINDKHFEVVVRQMMRKVRIIDSGDTIFLENQLVHKSDFIEENDKIFGMKVIEEAGDSENLKSGQIVTTRQLRDENSILRREDKALVTARDASPATATPILQGITRASLQTKSFISAASFQETTKVLNEAAVNGKVDTLEGLKENVIVGHRIPAGTGVRDYENIIVGSKSEFDEMMKQKEEMNYN; from the coding sequence ATGGCAAGAAGACAAGATAAGAATACAGTACAGAAATTCAATAAAATTTCTATTGGTTTAGCATCACCTGAGTCTGTTTTAGCAGCATCTCGTGGTGAGGTATTAAAGCCAGAAACTATTAATTATCGAACACACAAACCTGAACGTGACGGTTTGTTTTGCGAGCGTATTTTTGGTCCTGTGAAGGATTTTGAATGTGCTTGTGGTAAATATAAAAGAATACGCTATAAAGGTATCGTTTGTGACCGTTGTGGTGTAGAAGTAACAGAAAAGAAAGTACGTAGAGATAGAGTAGGACACATAAACTTAGTTGTGCCAGTAGCTCATATTTGGTACTTCCGTTCGTTACCAAATAAAATAGGATATTTATTAGGTTTACCTTCTAAGAAATTAGACATGATTATTTACTACGAGAGATATGTAGTAATACAGCCAGGTATAGCTATGAATGCTGAAGGAGAACCATTGCAAAAGATGGATTTCTTAACTGAGGAAGAGTACCTAAATATTTTAGAATCTATTCCACAGGAGAATCAGTATTTAGATGATACAGATCCTAATAAATTTATCGCTAAAATGGGTGCAGAATGTTTAATAGACATTTTAGCACGTATAGATTTAGACCAGTTATCTTATGACTTACGTCATAAGGCAAATAACGAAACGTCTAAACAGCGTAAAACAGAGGCTTTAAAGCGTCTTCAAGTTGTTGAGGCTTTTAGAGATTCTAACTTAAATAGAGAAAACAGACCTGAGTGGATGATTATGAAGGCTGTTCCTGTAATTCCACCAGAATTAAGACCTTTAGTGCCTTTAGATGGTGGTCGTTTTGCGACATCAGATTTAAATGATTTATACCGTCGAGTAATTATCCGTAACAATCGTCTTAAAAGATTGGTTGAGATAAAAGCACCTGAAGTGATTTTACGTAACGAGAAGCGTATGCTTCAAGAATCCGTAGATTCTTTATTCGATAATACACGTAAGTCATCTGCAGTAAAAACAGATTCTAACAGACCATTAAAGTCTTTATCAGATTCTCTTAAAGGTAAGCAAGGACGTTTCCGTCAAAACTTACTAGGTAAGCGTGTTGATTATTCTGCACGTTCTGTAATTGTTGTTGGACCAGAATTAAAATTATTTGAATGTGGATTACCAAAGAACATGGCAGCAGAGCTATACAAACCTTTTATTATTAGAAAATTAATTGAAAGAGGAATTGTAAAGACTGTAAAATCTGCAAAGAAAATTATAGATAGAAAAGAGCCAGTAGTTTGGGATATCTTAGAGAATGTTCTTAAAGGACATCCAGTATTACTAAACCGAGCGCCTACGCTTCACCGTTTAGGTATCCAAGCATTTCAGCCAAAGCTTATCGAAGGAAAAGCAATTCAGTTACACCCATTAGTGTGTACTGCATTTAATGCCGATTTCGATGGTGATCAGATGGCTGTTCATTTACCATTAGGACCAGAGGCAATATTAGAAGCGCAATTATTAATGCTAGCGTCTCATAATATTCTTAACCCTGCAAATGGTGCGCCAGTTACTGTACCCTCTCAGGATATGGTACTTGGGTTATATTACATGACTAAGTTAAGAAAGTCAACGAAAGAAGTGCCAATTAAAGGTGAAGGTTTAACTTTCTATTCTCCAGAAGAAGTAACAATTGCTTACAATGAGAAGAAGGTAGACTTGAATGCTGGGATTAAGGTTCGAACTATTGACTTTAATGAAGAAGGAGAATTAACAAAGCAAATTATAGAAACCACTGTTGGACGTGTACTTTTCAATGAAAAAGTACCTGAAGCAGCTGGATATATCAACGAAGTATTAACTAAGAAGTCTTTAAGAGATATCATTCATGGCATCTTGAAGAAGACGAGTGTGCCAGAAACAGCTGCATTCCTTGATGAAATTAAAACACAAGGGTATAAGTTTGCATTCCAAGGTGGATTATCATTCTCTTTGGGAGATATAATTATTCCGCAGGAAAAGCATACTATGATTGCTGCTGCTAACAAGCAAGTAGATGGTATTATGGGTAACTATAATATGGGTCTTATTACCAATAACGAACGTTATAACCAAGTTATTGATATTTGGACATCTACAAATGCCGAATTAACAGAGTTATCTATGAAGCGTATTCGTGAGGATCAGCAAGGATTTAACTCGGTATTTATGATGCTAGACTCTGGAGCTCGTGGATCTAAAGAACAGATTCGTCAGTTAACTGGTATGCGTGGATTAATGGCAAAGCCTAAAAAATCTACTTCAGGCGGTGGTTCAATTATTGAGAATCCGATTCTTTCAAACTTTAAAGAAGGACTTTCAATTTTAGAATACTTTATTTCAACACACGGTGCACGTAAAGGTCTTGCCGATACCGCACTTAAAACTGCCGATGCTGGTTATTTAACTCGTCGTTTAGTAGATGTATCTCAAGACGTAATTGTATATCAAGAAGATTGTGGTACGTTAAGAGGAATCGAAGTTTCTGCATTGAAGAAGAATGAAGAAGTTGTCGAGAAACTTGAAGCTAGAATCGTTGGTCGTACATCTGTAAATGATGTTTATAACCCTTTAACTGAAGAATTATTAGTTGAAGCTGGAGCTCATATTGATGATGTTATTGCTAAAAGAATTGGTGATTCTCCTGTAGAATCAATCGAAGTACGTTCACCATTAACATGTGAGGCCAAAAAAGGTATCTGTGTTAAGTGTTACGGTCGTAATCTAGCAACTGGTAAAATGGTTCAACGTGGTGAAGCTGTTGGTGTAGTTGCTGCACAATCTATTGGTGAGCCAGGTACCCAGTTAACATTACGTACATTCCACGTAGGTGGTATTGCGGGTAACATTTCTGAAGAGAATAAGTTAATAGCTAAGTTTGCTGGTGTTGCAGAAATAGAAGATTTAAAAACTGTAAAATCTAAGGATAATGAAGGTAATGAAGTAGATGTTGTTATATCTCGTACTTCTGAACTTAAGTTGACTGATGCAAAAACAGGTATTGTTTTAAGTACAAATAATATTCCTTACGGTTCTCATATTTATGTTAAGCCGGGAGCGAAGATTAAAAAGGATACAGTAGTTTGTCAATGGGATCCGTATAACGGTGTAATTATTTCAGAATTTGCTGGTAAAGTGAAGTATGAAAATATCGAACAAGGTGTAACTTATCAAGTTGAAATTGATGAACAAACAGGTTTCCAAGAGAAAGTAATTTCTGAATCTAGAAACAAAAAGTTAATTCCAACATTACTGATAGAAGATAAGAAAGGTGAAACAATCCGTTCTTACAATTTACCAGTAGGTGCACACATTATGATTGACGATGGTGAGAAAATTGAAATTGGTAAGATTTTGGTTAAGATACCTCGTAAATCTGCTAAAGCTGGTGATATTACAGGAGGTCTTCCTCGTGTAACTGAGTTATTTGAAGCGCGTAACCCATCTAATCCAGCTGTAGTAACAGAGATTGATGGTGTTGTGTCATTCGGTAAGATAAAGCGTGGTAATCGTGAGATTATCATCGAGTCTAAGTTAGGTGAGGTTAAAAAATACTTAGTTAAATTATCTAGTCAGATTCTTGTACAAGAGAACGATTATGTAAAAGCTGGTATGCCGTTATCTGATGGTTCAATTACACCAAACGATATATTAAACATAAAAGGCCCATCAGCAGTACAACAGTACTTAGTTAATGAGGTACAAGAAGTTTATCGTTTACAAGGTGTAAAGATTAATGATAAGCATTTCGAAGTTGTTGTAAGACAGATGATGCGTAAGGTAAGAATCATAGATTCTGGTGATACTATTTTCTTAGAAAATCAATTAGTTCATAAATCAGATTTCATCGAAGAAAATGATAAAATTTTCGGCATGAAAGTGATAGAAGAAGCTGGAGATTCTGAGAATTTAAAATCAGGACAGATTGTTACAACACGTCAGTTAAGAGATGAAAACTCTATACTAAGAAGAGAAGATAAGGCTTTAGTTACTGCTCGTGATGCGAGTCCAGCAACGGCTACTCCAATCTTACAGGGTATAACAAGAGCATCTTTGCAGACTAAGTCATTTATTTCTGCAGCATCATTCCAAGAAACAACTAAAGTTCTTAACGAAGCCGCTGTTAATGGTAAGGTAGATACTTTAGAAGGTCTTAAAGAAAATGTAATTGTAGGTCACAGAATTCCTGCCGGAACAGGTGTTAGAGATTACGAAAATATTATCGTAGGTTCTAAATCGGAATTTGATGAAATGATGAAGCAAAAAGAGGAAATGAATTACAACTAG
- a CDS encoding DUF3467 domain-containing protein, whose translation MADDKKQPKQGQINIELDASVAEGTYSNLAIINHSVSEFVVDFVNIMPGVPKNKVKSRIILTPQHAKRLVKALSENVKRFEKAHGPIKDYEQPQMPINFGPTGQA comes from the coding sequence ATGGCAGACGATAAAAAACAACCAAAACAAGGACAAATAAATATAGAGTTAGACGCATCAGTTGCTGAAGGTACTTACTCTAATTTGGCAATAATAAATCACTCAGTTTCTGAGTTCGTAGTAGATTTTGTAAATATTATGCCAGGTGTACCAAAAAATAAAGTCAAATCTCGTATAATATTAACACCTCAACATGCCAAGCGTTTAGTAAAAGCCTTAAGTGAAAATGTTAAGCGTTTTGAAAAAGCACATGGTCCAATTAAAGATTATGAGCAACCACAAATGCCAATTAATTTTGGTCCAACGGGACAAGCGTAA
- the rplA gene encoding 50S ribosomal protein L1, whose protein sequence is MARLTKKQKEARAKVDKNKLYSVEEASALLKEITYTKFDASVDLAVRLGVDPRKANQMVRGVVSLPHGTGKDMKVLALVTPDKEDEAKAAGADYVGLDEYLQKIKDGWTDVDVIVTMPSIMGKLGPLGRVLGPRGLMPNPKTGTVTMDVAKAVTEVKAGKIDFKVDKTGIVHAPIGKASFSADKLVGNANELLTTLMKLKPTASKGVYVKSIFMSSTMSPSIAIDTKIG, encoded by the coding sequence ATGGCAAGATTAACAAAAAAGCAAAAAGAAGCTAGAGCTAAAGTTGATAAGAACAAACTTTACTCAGTAGAAGAAGCTTCAGCTTTACTAAAAGAAATCACATACACAAAATTTGATGCCTCAGTAGATTTAGCCGTAAGATTAGGCGTAGATCCGCGTAAAGCAAATCAAATGGTACGTGGTGTAGTTTCATTACCACACGGTACAGGTAAAGACATGAAGGTTCTTGCATTAGTTACACCAGACAAAGAAGACGAAGCTAAAGCAGCTGGCGCCGATTATGTAGGGTTAGACGAGTACTTACAAAAAATTAAAGATGGTTGGACAGATGTAGACGTTATCGTTACTATGCCAAGTATTATGGGTAAGTTAGGACCATTAGGTAGAGTATTAGGACCAAGAGGTCTTATGCCTAACCCTAAGACAGGTACAGTAACTATGGATGTAGCTAAAGCAGTTACAGAAGTAAAAGCTGGTAAAATAGACTTTAAAGTAGACAAAACAGGTATCGTTCACGCTCCAATAGGTAAAGCATCATTTAGTGCAGATAAACTAGTTGGTAACGCAAATGAATTACTTACAACTTTAATGAAGTTAAAACCAACTGCATCAAAAGGTGTATATGTGAAGAGCATTTTTATGTCAAGCACAATGAGCCCAAGTATTGCAATTGATACAAAAATAGGATAG
- the rplL gene encoding 50S ribosomal protein L7/L12 — protein sequence MADLKDFAEQLVNLTVKEVNELADILKDEYGIEPAAAAVAVAAGGGAAGGDAAEEKTEFDVVLKAAGGSKLAVVKLVKELTGLGLKEAKGLVDDAPSAIKEGVSKDEAEGLKASLEEAGAEVELK from the coding sequence ATGGCAGATTTAAAAGATTTCGCAGAACAATTAGTTAATTTAACTGTAAAAGAGGTTAATGAATTAGCTGATATTTTAAAAGACGAATACGGTATCGAACCAGCAGCAGCAGCAGTAGCAGTAGCAGCAGGTGGCGGAGCAGCAGGTGGAGACGCCGCTGAAGAAAAAACTGAATTTGATGTAGTCCTTAAGGCAGCAGGTGGTTCTAAACTAGCAGTTGTAAAATTAGTTAAAGAATTAACTGGTTTAGGATTAAAAGAAGCAAAAGGTTTAGTTGATGACGCACCAAGCGCAATTAAAGAAGGCGTTTCTAAAGATGAGGCTGAAGGATTAAAAGCATCATTAGAAGAAGCTGGAGCTGAGGTTGAGCTTAAGTAA
- the rplJ gene encoding 50S ribosomal protein L10 yields the protein MTREEKSLVIEELTAQLADNTNIYLTDISGLNAVDTSNLRRACFKADVRLAVVKNTLLEKAMEASDKEFGDLPTTLKGNTSVMYSETGNGPAKVIKAFRKKSEKPLLKGAFIEESIYIGDDQLDALVEIKSREELLGEVIGLLQSPAKNVISALKSSGGALAGILKTLSEKEG from the coding sequence ATGACAAGAGAAGAAAAATCCCTAGTAATTGAAGAGTTAACTGCGCAATTGGCTGATAATACAAATATCTACTTAACAGATATCTCTGGATTAAATGCCGTTGACACTTCAAACCTACGTCGTGCTTGTTTTAAAGCAGATGTTAGGCTAGCAGTTGTAAAGAATACATTATTAGAAAAGGCAATGGAAGCTTCAGACAAAGAGTTTGGAGATTTACCAACGACCTTAAAAGGTAACACCTCTGTAATGTACTCTGAAACTGGTAACGGACCTGCAAAAGTAATCAAAGCTTTTCGTAAGAAATCAGAAAAACCTTTATTAAAAGGTGCTTTCATCGAAGAGTCTATTTACATAGGAGACGACCAATTAGATGCCTTAGTAGAAATCAAATCAAGAGAAGAATTACTTGGTGAGGTTATTGGATTATTACAATCTCCTGCTAAGAATGTTATTTCAGCACTTAAATCAAGTGGTGGAGCATTAGCAGGTATCTTAAAAACATTATCTGAAAAAGAAGGATAA
- the rpoB gene encoding DNA-directed RNA polymerase subunit beta, giving the protein MLAKKAERLNFSSIVNRTEYPDFLDIQIKSFQDFFQLETKSDQRGTEGLYNTFMENFPITDTRNQFVLEFLDYFIDPPRYSIEECIERGLTYSVPLKARLKLYCTDPEHEDFETIVQDVYLGTIPYMTPSGTFCINGAERVVVSQLHRSPGVFFSQSFHANGTKLYSARVIPFKGSWIEFATDINQVMYAYIDRKKKLPVTTLFRAIGFERDKDILEIFDLAEEVKVSKSGLKKVIGRKLAARVLNTWHEDFVDEDTGEVVSIERNEIVLDRDTIIDKENIEEILEAGVKTILLHKESGQQGDYAIIHNTLQKDPTNSEKEAVEHIYRQLRNAEPPDEETARGIIDKLFFSDQRYSLGEVGRYRMNKKLQLDIGMDKQVLTKIDIITIIKYLIELINSKAEIDDIDHLSNRRVRTVGEQLSSQFGVGLARMARTIRERMNVRDNEVFTPIDLINAKTLSSVINSFFGTNQLSQFMDQTNPLAEITHKRRLSALGPGGLSRERAGFEVRDVHYTHYGRLCPIETPEGPNIGLISSLSVYAKVNSMGFIETPYRKVEKGVVDIKNAPTYLSAEEEEDMLIAQATIEVDGKGKILPEKIISRQEGDFPVIEPSNVNYTDVAPNQIASISASLIPFLEHDDANRALMGSNMMRQAVPLLRPEAPIVGTGLERQVASDSRVLINAEGAGTVEYVDAEKITIKYERTKEEGMVSFDSDTKTYPLVKFRKTNQGTSINLKPIVQKGDKVAKGQVLCEGYATQKGELALGRNMKVAFMPWKGYNFEDAIVISEKVVREDVFTSIHIDEYSLEVRDTKLGNEELTNDIPNVSEEATKDLDENGMIRVGAEIKPGDILIGKITPKGESDPTPEEKLLRAIFGDKAGDVKDASLKASPSLNGVVINKKLFARAIKDKRKRAQDKEDIEKLEDAYDNRFDDLKNVLVEKLFAIVNGKTAQGIYNDLGEEIIPKGKKYTLKMLNAVDDYAHLTSGRWTTDDATNEMVADLIHNYKIKENDLQGSLRREKFTISVGDELPAGIIKLAKVYIAKKRKLKVGDKMAGRHGNKGIVARIVRQEDMPFLEDGTPVDIVLNPLGVPSRMNIGQIYETVLGWAGQKLGRTYATPIFDGATLEQINGFTDEAGVPRFGHTHLYDGGTGDRFDQAATVGVIYMIKLGHMIDDKMHARSIGPYSLITQQPLGGKAQFGGQRFGEMEVWALEAYGASSTLREILTVKSDDVIGRAKTYEAIVKGEPMPEPGLPESFNVLMHELKGLGLDIRLEE; this is encoded by the coding sequence ATGTTAGCAAAAAAAGCTGAAAGATTAAATTTCTCCTCGATTGTAAACAGAACTGAGTATCCAGATTTTCTGGACATTCAGATAAAATCCTTCCAGGATTTTTTCCAATTAGAGACAAAATCTGATCAAAGAGGTACAGAAGGTTTATACAACACCTTCATGGAAAACTTTCCAATTACCGACACAAGAAATCAATTCGTATTAGAATTCTTGGACTATTTTATAGACCCACCAAGATATTCAATCGAAGAATGTATAGAAAGAGGACTAACATACAGTGTGCCATTAAAAGCACGTTTGAAATTGTACTGTACAGATCCTGAACACGAGGACTTCGAGACTATTGTTCAAGATGTATACTTAGGAACAATTCCTTACATGACACCAAGCGGTACATTTTGTATTAATGGAGCAGAACGAGTTGTTGTGTCTCAATTGCATAGATCACCTGGTGTATTTTTTAGCCAGTCTTTCCATGCCAATGGTACTAAATTATATTCTGCAAGAGTAATTCCTTTTAAAGGATCTTGGATAGAATTTGCAACTGACATCAATCAAGTGATGTACGCATACATTGACAGAAAGAAAAAGCTTCCTGTTACAACATTATTTAGAGCCATCGGTTTTGAACGTGATAAAGATATCTTAGAGATATTTGATCTTGCCGAAGAAGTAAAGGTTTCTAAATCTGGATTAAAGAAAGTTATTGGTCGCAAACTTGCTGCACGTGTACTTAATACATGGCACGAGGATTTCGTAGATGAAGATACTGGAGAAGTAGTTTCTATCGAGCGTAACGAAATTGTATTAGATCGTGATACAATCATAGACAAAGAAAATATAGAGGAAATCCTTGAAGCTGGAGTAAAAACTATTCTTTTACATAAAGAAAGTGGTCAGCAAGGAGATTATGCTATTATCCATAATACATTACAAAAAGATCCAACAAATTCTGAAAAAGAAGCTGTTGAGCATATCTATCGTCAATTACGTAATGCTGAGCCGCCAGATGAGGAAACAGCACGTGGTATTATTGACAAATTATTCTTTTCTGACCAACGTTACTCTTTAGGTGAAGTAGGTCGTTACAGAATGAACAAAAAACTACAGTTAGATATCGGTATGGATAAGCAAGTGCTTACAAAAATAGATATTATAACGATTATTAAATATTTAATAGAGCTTATCAACTCTAAAGCAGAGATTGATGATATCGATCACTTATCTAACCGTCGTGTACGTACAGTAGGTGAGCAGTTATCATCTCAGTTTGGTGTTGGTTTAGCACGTATGGCGCGTACCATTCGTGAGCGAATGAATGTTCGCGACAACGAGGTGTTTACACCGATTGATTTAATTAACGCTAAGACATTGTCTTCAGTTATTAATTCATTCTTTGGTACAAATCAATTGTCTCAGTTTATGGATCAAACCAATCCATTAGCAGAGATTACACACAAACGTCGTCTATCGGCTTTAGGACCTGGAGGTTTATCTAGAGAAAGAGCTGGTTTCGAGGTACGTGATGTTCACTATACTCACTACGGGCGTTTATGTCCTATTGAAACACCAGAAGGACCAAATATTGGACTTATCTCTTCTTTATCAGTATATGCAAAAGTGAACTCTATGGGATTCATCGAAACACCATACCGTAAAGTAGAAAAAGGTGTTGTAGATATTAAAAATGCACCAACATATCTAAGTGCCGAAGAGGAAGAAGATATGTTAATTGCACAAGCAACTATTGAAGTTGATGGTAAAGGAAAAATACTTCCAGAGAAAATTATTTCTCGTCAAGAAGGTGATTTCCCAGTAATTGAACCATCAAACGTAAATTACACAGATGTTGCTCCTAACCAAATTGCATCGATTTCTGCATCGTTAATTCCATTCTTGGAGCATGATGATGCCAACCGTGCATTAATGGGGTCTAACATGATGCGTCAGGCCGTACCATTATTACGTCCTGAAGCACCAATTGTTGGTACAGGTTTAGAGCGTCAGGTAGCTTCAGATTCTAGAGTATTAATTAACGCTGAAGGCGCTGGTACTGTAGAATATGTAGATGCAGAAAAAATAACAATTAAGTACGAGCGCACAAAAGAAGAAGGAATGGTAAGCTTCGATAGTGATACCAAAACTTATCCTCTAGTAAAGTTCAGAAAAACAAACCAAGGTACGTCTATAAACTTAAAGCCTATTGTTCAGAAAGGTGATAAAGTTGCAAAAGGACAAGTGCTTTGTGAAGGTTATGCAACTCAAAAAGGAGAACTTGCTCTTGGTCGTAATATGAAAGTGGCCTTCATGCCATGGAAAGGTTACAACTTTGAGGATGCGATTGTAATTTCTGAAAAAGTAGTTCGAGAAGATGTATTTACATCTATTCATATCGATGAGTATTCTTTAGAGGTAAGAGATACAAAATTAGGTAACGAAGAGTTAACCAATGATATTCCTAACGTATCTGAAGAAGCTACAAAAGATTTGGATGAAAATGGTATGATTCGCGTTGGTGCAGAAATCAAACCAGGAGATATATTAATTGGAAAAATTACGCCAAAAGGTGAGTCAGACCCAACTCCAGAAGAAAAACTTTTACGTGCTATCTTCGGCGATAAAGCAGGGGATGTAAAAGATGCTTCTTTAAAAGCTTCACCATCATTAAACGGTGTTGTTATTAACAAGAAGTTATTTGCAAGAGCAATAAAAGATAAGCGTAAAAGAGCACAAGACAAAGAGGATATCGAAAAGCTAGAAGATGCTTACGATAACCGTTTTGATGATCTTAAAAACGTATTAGTTGAGAAGTTATTTGCTATCGTAAATGGTAAAACAGCGCAAGGTATTTATAACGATTTAGGAGAAGAAATTATACCTAAAGGAAAGAAGTATACCTTAAAGATGTTAAATGCTGTTGATGATTATGCTCACTTAACTTCAGGAAGATGGACAACTGATGACGCTACAAATGAAATGGTAGCAGATTTAATCCATAACTATAAGATTAAGGAAAATGACCTGCAAGGATCATTACGTCGCGAGAAATTTACAATTTCTGTGGGTGACGAATTGCCAGCCGGTATTATCAAATTAGCTAAGGTTTACATTGCTAAAAAGCGTAAACTAAAAGTTGGTGATAAGATGGCAGGTCGTCACGGTAACAAAGGTATTGTTGCTCGTATTGTTCGTCAAGAAGATATGCCATTCTTAGAAGATGGAACTCCAGTAGATATTGTATTAAATCCACTAGGTGTACCATCTCGTATGAATATCGGTCAGATTTATGAAACAGTTCTTGGATGGGCAGGTCAAAAATTAGGAAGAACTTATGCGACACCTATTTTTGATGGAGCTACTTTAGAGCAAATCAACGGATTTACAGATGAAGCTGGTGTACCACGTTTTGGTCATACTCACTTATATGATGGAGGAACAGGTGATCGTTTTGATCAAGCTGCTACCGTTGGCGTTATTTATATGATTAAGTTAGGTCACATGATTGACGATAAGATGCATGCACGTTCTATCGGACCATACTCATTAATTACACAACAACCATTAGGTGGTAAAGCACAGTTTGGTGGTCAGCGTTTTGGAGAGATGGAAGTTTGGGCACTTGAAGCTTACGGAGCATCAAGTACATTACGTGAAATCTTAACTGTAAAATCAGATGATGTAATTGGTAGAGCTAAAACTTACGAAGCAATCGTAAAAGGTGAACCAATGCCAGAACCAGGACTACCTGAATCTTTCAACGTACTTATGCACGAATTGAAAGGACTAGGATTAGATATTAGATTAGAAGAGTAA